A single genomic interval of Antechinus flavipes isolate AdamAnt ecotype Samford, QLD, Australia chromosome 1, AdamAnt_v2, whole genome shotgun sequence harbors:
- the VPS28 gene encoding vacuolar protein sorting-associated protein 28 homolog, translating to MFHGIPATPGMGAPGNKPELYEEVKLYKNAREREKYDNMAELFAVVKTMQALEKAYIKDCVTPNEYTAACSRLLVQYKAAFKQVQGSEINSIDEFCRKFRLDCPLAMERIKEDRPITIKDDKGNLNRCIADIVSLFITVMDKLRLEIRAMDEIQPDLRELMETMNRMSHLPPDFEGRQKVSQWLQTLSGMSAADELDDSQVRQMLFDLESAYNAFNRFLHA from the exons ATGTTTCACGGGATCCCAGCCACCCCCGGGATGGGAG cCCCTGGGAATAAGCCGGAACTGTATGAG GAAGTAAAGCTGTACAAGAATGCCCGGGAAAGAGAGAA GTATGACAACATGGCAGAGTTGTTTGCTGTGGTGAAGACAATGCAAGCCCTGGAGAAGGCATACATCAAGGACTGTGTCACCCCCAATGA GTACACAGCAGCCTGTTCCAGACTCCTAGTCCAGTACAAAGCTGCCTTCAAGCAGGTGCAAGGCTCAGAAATCAATTCCATCGACGAGTTCTGCCGAAAGTTCAGA CTTGATTGTCCACTAGCCATGGAAAGGATCAAGGAGGACCGACCAATCACCATCAAGGACGATAAGGGTAACCTCAACCGATGCATTGCTGACATTGTCTCA CTCTTTATCACTGTGATGGATAAACTCCGTCTGGAAATACGTGCCATGGATGAG ATCCAACCTGATCTTCGAGAGTTAATGGAGACCATGAACCGCATGAGCCACTTGCCTCCTGACTTTGAGGGTAGACAGAAAGTCAGCCAATG GCTACAGACCTTGAGTGGCATGTCAGCTGCAGACGAGCTGGATGATTCTCAGGTCCGACAGATGCTGTTTGATCTGGAGTCTGCCTACAATGCCTTCAACCGCTTTCTGCACGCCTAA